From a single Brassica napus cultivar Da-Ae chromosome C9, Da-Ae, whole genome shotgun sequence genomic region:
- the LOC106375448 gene encoding uncharacterized protein LOC106375448: MHLRGNGLLETIDSSKTVSDEKKAKAMIFLRHHIYYGLKDEYITKEDPCDLWKSLKERFNHQKYVILPKAKHEWIHLRFQDYKSVSEFNSAMFGITSRMMLCGEKISDYDMIEKTLSTFHPENVILQQQYKVNGYTRYSELMQVLLVAEQNNQLVTLNHQARPTGSAPFPEANVASSSYDNRRGRGRGRGGNRYHGRGRGRGRRFRPYDERDNKNFHENERNEKGKDDKRQTGKVCYRCGMKGHGVRNCRTPKHLADLYRESQKGKEKGRGETNFISDEPGPSFHGLNDDTHLDVSDFLVEPESIDE; encoded by the coding sequence ATGCACCTGAGAGGAAACGGGCTTTTGGAAACCATCGATAGTTCGAAAACGGTGTCGGATGAGAAAAAGGCTAAAGCCATGATATTTTTACGACACCACATCTATTATGGTTTAAAGGATGAATATATTACGAAagaggatccttgtgacctcTGGAAATCTTTAAAAGAGAGGTTCAATCACCAGAAATATGTGATCTTACCGAAAGCTAAACACGAGTGGATCCATCTCCGGTTCCAGGATTACAAAAGTGTTAGTGAGTTTAATTCTGCGATGTTCGGAATTACTTCGAGGATGATGTTATGTGGAGAGAAAATAAGTGATTATGATATGATCGAGAAAACTCTCTCCACGTTCCATCCTGAAAATGTAATCCTGCAGCAACAGTACAAGGTGAATGGATATACCCGTTACTCGGAGTTGATGCAAGTCCTCCTTGTAGCGGAGCAGAATAATCAACTCGTGACTTTAAACCATCAAGCTCGTCCCACTGGATCTGCTCCATTCCCTGAAGCGAATGTTGCATCATCCAGTTATGATAATAGAAGAGGACGAGGTCGTGGACGTGGTGGAAACCGTTATcatggtcgtggaagaggacgaggaagaagatttcGTCCCTATGATGAAAGAGATAACAAGAACTTCCACGAAAATGAAAGGAATGAAAAGGGCAAGGATGATAAAAGGCAAACAGGAAAGGTTTGCTACAGATGCGGCATGAAAGGTCATGGGGTACGTAATTGTCGTACGCCAAAACATTTAGCCGATCTATATAGAGAATCCCAAAAGggaaaagagaaaggaagaggTGAAACAAACTTCATCTCTGATGAACCTGGGCCATCCTTTCATGGTTTGAACGATGATACTCATCTCGACGTATCAGACTTTCTGGTTGAGCCAGAGAGTATCGATGAGTGA